The genomic stretch GTCATGACACCCGGCGCTTGTCCGCTGTCATGACCCGGTGGCGGGCGAAGGGCGCGGAGGTGTTGCGTCAGTCGGGGTGGGGTGGAACAGAGGAGGGCATGAATGGCCTCGCGGAAGTCGTGGACCTCTCTTCCATCCGGCTCATCGGCACGGCGGTGACGCCCGCGGTGATGGTGTCGGCGTGTGGCATCGTGGCGACGGGGTTGGACAACCAGATTGCGCGCATGACGGCGCGCATCCGGGAGATGGCGCGGGAGTGGCGGCTGCTGCCGGAGGGGCACACCCGGCGCGCGGTGTTGCGCCAGGAGGTCGCCATCCTGGACCGGCGGCACGCCATCCTCGCCCGGGCGATTGCCTTCACCTACACGGCGCTGCTGGCCTTCGTGGTGACGTCGCTGCTGTACCTGACGAAGCGGCAGACGCAGCTGCCCGAGGCCCTGCCGGTGGTGTCCTTCTCGTTGGGCGTGGTGCTGCTGGGCGCGACGGCGCTGCTCGTGCTGGCGTCGCTGCGGCTGAGCCGGCGGGCCATCAAGCTGGAGCGGCAGGAACTCTTCGACTAGCGGCCGTCAGGACAGGCCGCCCGCGGGAGGTCCCTCTTCTTCATCCTCGGCGTATCGCCGGTTCTCATGTCCATCGTCGGCCTGCTCCAGGTGGGCCTTCACGCCGCTGAGCGTGCGCAGCAGGTCGAGCGGGATGGGCAGGATGGTGTGATTGCCACCGGTGGTGATTTCCACCAGCGTCTGGAGGTAGCGGAGCTGGAGGGTGGCCGGGTAGCGGCCGAGGACCTTGGCGGCCATGGAGAGCTTCTCGGCGGCCTGGTGTTCGCCCTCGGCGGCGATGATTTTCGCGCGGCGCTCGCGCTCGGCTTCGGCCTGCCGCGCGATGGCCCGCTGCATCTCCGCAGGCAGGTCGATGTGCTTCACCTCCACGTTGGACACCTTGACGCCCCACGGGTCGGTGCGTGCATCGAGCACCTGCTGAATCTCGTGGTTGATGCGCTCCCGCTCGGAGAGGAGTTGGTCCAGCTCCACCTGGCCCAGGATGGAGCGCAGCGTTGTCTGGGCGAGCTGGCTGGTGGCATAGAGGTAGTCCTCCACCTGGAGCACGGCCTTGTCCGCGTGGATGACGCGGAAGTAGACGACGGCGTTGACCTTCACGCTGACGTTGTCCCGGGTGATGACGTCCTGTGGGGGCACGTCACGGGCCACGGTGCGCAGGTCGATGATGACCATGCGCTCCACGAAGGGGATGAGCCAGCGGAAGCCCGCGCGCTTGAGCCCCACGAACCGCCCGAGCCGGAACACCACGCCGTTCTGGTACTCATTGACGATTCGCACCCCCGACAGGAAGAGCAGGAACAGGATGGCGACGGGGATGAGCACTCCGAACAGTCCGGTCAGTTGCATCAGGTCGGTACCTCGTCGACGAAGAGGGTGAGTCCTTGCATGCCTCGCACCACCACGTGCGCGCCGGAGCGGATGGGTGCGGTGGACGTGGCGCTCCAGCGCTCTCCGTGAATGAACACCTCGCCGCCCTCCGGTGTCACCGGGGCCAGGGCGGTGCCTCGCTCACCCACGAGCCCCAGGTCGCCACCTTGCTGGGGGAGCCGCCGCGTCTGCGCGCTCCGGTAGGCGACGTAAGCCGCCGCACCCGCCAGCGCCACGGTGGTGGGCACCAGCCACGTCCACGACACCTGGAAGGAGCGGTCCACGAACCACTCCGGGTCGAAGCGGTCCACGAGGAACAGGCCGCCCAGGCCCAGCAGCACCACGCCCGCGGCGCCGAGCAATCCACTGGTGACGAACAACTCCGCGATGATGAGGGCCGCGCCCGCCAGCATCAACAGCACCGCGCCCGCGCGGACAGGCAGCGCGGACGACGCCACCAGCGCCAGGACCAGCGCCACCACGCCCATGAGCCCCGGGGCAATGGCGCCCGGATGTGACAGCTCCACCACGAACCCCAGCGCGGCCAGCAGGAACAGCAGGTAGACGATGGCTGGATTGGCGAGCGCGTGCACGGTGCGCTGGGACAGCGTGGGCTCCAGCGTGACGATGTGCGCATCCCGCGTGGAGAGCCGCACGGACTCGCCGCCCGCCACCGTCACACGCCGCCCGTCCGCCTGCGTGAGGAAGTCCGCCTCGGTGGACGTGACGTACTCCACCACGCGCAGTGCCCGCGCGTCGTCCGCGGAGACGCTGACGCTGTCGCGCACGGCGGAGGCGGCCCACTGCACATTGCGGCCCCGCTGCTGGGCAATGCTCTCCGCGAACGCGACGGCGTCGTTCTCCACCTTGCGGGCCAGTTGCTCGCCGCCCACGGCTTCCGGGGACTGGCCGGAAGGGCCCACCACCGGGTGTGCGGCCCCGATGTTCGTGCCCGGCGCCATGGCCGCGACGTTGGACGCCAGGGCGATGAAGACGCCCGCGCTGCCCGCGTGTGCGCCGGAGGGGCCGACCCAGACGAGCACCGGGACAGGTGACGCGAGGAAGGCCCGGACGATGTGGCGCGTGGCCTCCAGCGAGCCGCCGGGGGTGTCCAGTCGCACGAGCAACGCGTCATGCCCCGCGGCCGTGGCGCGTGCCACGCAGTCGGACAGGTAGCCGCTGGTGCCGGCGTCGACCACGCCCTCCAGGTCGCAGCGCGCCACGGTGGGCTGGCCGTTCCTCGTGGGCGCATCGGCCGCGGGTGCGAGCAGGCCCGCCATGAGGACACACAGGAGGGCCGGACCCGCGAGTCTCCACCGTGCCCGTTGGTGCATCTCACACCCCCTGGAGGCTGGCGGGGTTGAAGGAAGCAGGGACGATGCCGCGCTGGGGCAAGGGGCGCAGGGCTGCCAGTTGCTTGATCAGCCGCAGGTGGTCTACGAGCAGCCGAGGCATGAGGAAGTGCTGACGCACGTGCTCGTGTCCACGCGCGCCCAGCAGCCGGGCCTCGTCGGGACGGCGGAGCATGTGGAGCATGGCCTCTGCACATTCCTCCACGGTGTCCACGAGGACGCCGCCGGTGCCCTCGGGCAGCTGCATGGGAATGCCGCCCACGCGCCCGCCGACGACGGGGGTGCCCTTCCACAGCGTCTCCGAAACGACGAGCCCGAAGCCCTCGCGCAGGGACTTCTGGATGACGACGTCGGAGACGGCCTGGAGCGCGTTGACCTCGATGTTCCCCACGCCCACCAGGTTGGTGAGGATGTGGATGAGGCTGTCGCCCGCGGTGGCGTCGCGGAGTTCCTCGTACACGTCCCAGCCCTCCGGGTCGTCCAGGGCCAGTGAGCCCGCGAGCGCGAGCTGGAGGTCGGGGACGTGGGGCCGCACGCGCTGGTAGGCGCGGACGACACCGAGCGGGTCCTTCCACCGGTCGAAGCGGCTGACCTGGGTGACGAGGGGCCGGTGGGTGCGGATGCCAATCCACTCCAACACGTCGCGCGAGAGGGCCTCCGGCAGCGGGTGGTTCTTGGGACTGAGTGGGTCGATGGCGGGCGGGTAGATGCGGACGTCGGAGATGGGGAGCTGGGGTGGAATGAACTCCCGCATCGTGAAGATGGCGGCGTCGTAGGCGCGCAGGTAGGGCGACAGGAAGTCCCAGAAGGCCGGGTTGGGGTGCGAGGTGTCGATGTGGCAGCGCCATATCCAGCGCGCATCGAGATGGGGACTCAGCGCCGCGAGCACGGCGGGCTGCGGGTCATGGACGAAGACGAAGTCGTAGTTCTCCGAATCCGTGACGAGCCGGTGGGCGTTGAGCTGGGCGTTGGCCAGGTAGGTGGCCTTCTCGGACTCGGTGAGCTCGCCGGGGGCGCCTTGCAGGCCGTTGTGGATGCGCTTGGTGACCTGGAAGAAGGTGTCGTCGCCGTGGATGATCTTCCAGTCCGTGACGATGCCCAGGTCGTTGTAGAGCGGGACCAGGGAGCGGAGGATTTCGGAGACGCCACCGCCGTAGGGCGTGGCGCTCAGGTGCATGCACCGGGCGCCCCGCAGGTCCTCGGAGAGCCGGTGCAATTCGTCGAGGAGTTCGTCGGGAGCAATCCCGCGATAGGTGGCAAGCGAACGCTTGCCAATGTCCACGACGTCCAGCATGGCCTCGGCCTCCCAGGTGAGCGCTCCAGGCAACGGTGCGCACGGGAAGCAGCATCATCCCGCGCCGTGTGACTGCCGGGCTGCTGTCCGGCACCGGGGGCAAGCCCCCGACGGTGTGCCCGGGCATCCGCTGGTGGACGTTCGCTGTCGTCGACAGATTGTCGATGGAGGGCACGCTCCCTAGGGTCCGTCCGCAACTCGATAAGGAGGCTACATGCGTCGTGCCGTTCTCATTGCCCTGGGCGTGGCAGTTGCTGCGCCCGCTTGCAAGACCACGCAGCCCGAAGGAACCGAGAATCGTCAGCCCTTGACGGGCCCGGATCAGATCCGCGAGCCCGTGCAGACGGTGCCGGATTCCCCCGCGGGCCCCGCGACGCCCCTGCCGGATATCGACGCGGGCACGCCGGAGACGCAGGAAACGCCGGCGGAGTAGGGATGGGCAGGGCCGGATTGGCTCTATCCCGTTGAATCCTGGTATTTGGCGCTTCGCACGTCCGCGACTTGAGCGGGCGTTTGAGGCGGGGGCGCCATGCCACTTCGTGGGTTGATGGTATTCGTCGCGCTCCTGGCGTGCGCTTCGGGTGACGAGTACACCCGACGAGGCGCCGACACGCTATTCGGGCGTCGAGGCCCCCACGTCTGGGTTCGCGGCCCCTGGCTCGAAGTAGAACCTTCTCGCGACGTGGATCAGGTCATCGACCAGTTGTGTCCCGCCATCATGAAACTTCCACGGGCGACAGCGGGGCATTAAGGCCAGGAGTACTGCGGCGCCATCTACACCTTGGGAGACGGCGTCTATTACGCGAGTCACGGCTCGCCCTTGGGCAAGACGACGGGCGTCGTTGGCGCGGAGAAGCGCAAGTCCTGCATCCCGCCGAGCAGTGTCGTTGATTCGCGCGGCCGCACCGTGACCTTGGCGGACTACCACAGCCATCCCTGGTCTCCTTCTCCGATGTCCGTGTTCGACTTCCAGAACCGGACCCAGGTCTGGCTCATCCGTATCCAGTTCGACGTGGCCTGCACCGTCATGAAGTACGTTCCGCACAAGAACACCCCACGGCCGGGAGAGGTCTACTTGCGGCGAGAGCGACGTTGGAGACTGGTGGGGTTGCTCGAAAGCGAGCGAGACAAGGAGTTGGGAATCGTCACGCCCGTGGAAGGCGACACTTAGGTGTCGATGCCGGGAGTCGTCATGCGCCGCGTGGTTCTTCTACTCTCGTGTTTGTCGCTATCTGCGTGCTCGCTGTTCCAGCGTCCGTTTCGCCCCGCGCATGCACCGCCCGAGGAGTCGGCGAGGTTCGTGTTTCCCTTGGGTTTTCCTCCGGGGGAGCACACCTTCATTCCTGCAACCATCTCCACCGCGGTCGGGCTGGCGATGGATGACTTCTTGCCGAGGGACGCGAAGCCGCCCAAGGAGGCGACACCCGATGAGGTGTGTCTCGCGCAGCGAAGTTCGTATGACGTATTGGCGAAGGCGCTATCCGACAGCGTCGTGTTGGTTTCGTTCTCACCCAAGGAGGGGGCCTGTGTTCAAGAAGGCACTGCCCTGGATGTGGGCGCGACGTACGCGGTCGATGTAGACGGCTGGCGCATCCTGGCCGTTCAGCGATGAGGCACGCGGAAGGAGTCACGGTGCAGGCGACAGTCTACCTGGCGGAGCGGGT from Myxococcus xanthus encodes the following:
- a CDS encoding DUF2721 domain-containing protein, producing MNGLAEVVDLSSIRLIGTAVTPAVMVSACGIVATGLDNQIARMTARIREMAREWRLLPEGHTRRAVLRQEVAILDRRHAILARAIAFTYTALLAFVVTSLLYLTKRQTQLPEALPVVSFSLGVVLLGATALLVLASLRLSRRAIKLERQELFD
- a CDS encoding slipin family protein, whose protein sequence is MQLTGLFGVLIPVAILFLLFLSGVRIVNEYQNGVVFRLGRFVGLKRAGFRWLIPFVERMVIIDLRTVARDVPPQDVITRDNVSVKVNAVVYFRVIHADKAVLQVEDYLYATSQLAQTTLRSILGQVELDQLLSERERINHEIQQVLDARTDPWGVKVSNVEVKHIDLPAEMQRAIARQAEAERERRAKIIAAEGEHQAAEKLSMAAKVLGRYPATLQLRYLQTLVEITTGGNHTILPIPLDLLRTLSGVKAHLEQADDGHENRRYAEDEEEGPPAGGLS
- a CDS encoding NfeD family protein, whose amino-acid sequence is MHQRARWRLAGPALLCVLMAGLLAPAADAPTRNGQPTVARCDLEGVVDAGTSGYLSDCVARATAAGHDALLVRLDTPGGSLEATRHIVRAFLASPVPVLVWVGPSGAHAGSAGVFIALASNVAAMAPGTNIGAAHPVVGPSGQSPEAVGGEQLARKVENDAVAFAESIAQQRGRNVQWAASAVRDSVSVSADDARALRVVEYVTSTEADFLTQADGRRVTVAGGESVRLSTRDAHIVTLEPTLSQRTVHALANPAIVYLLFLLAALGFVVELSHPGAIAPGLMGVVALVLALVASSALPVRAGAVLLMLAGAALIIAELFVTSGLLGAAGVVLLGLGGLFLVDRFDPEWFVDRSFQVSWTWLVPTTVALAGAAAYVAYRSAQTRRLPQQGGDLGLVGERGTALAPVTPEGGEVFIHGERWSATSTAPIRSGAHVVVRGMQGLTLFVDEVPT
- a CDS encoding glycosyltransferase, which gives rise to MLDVVDIGKRSLATYRGIAPDELLDELHRLSEDLRGARCMHLSATPYGGGVSEILRSLVPLYNDLGIVTDWKIIHGDDTFFQVTKRIHNGLQGAPGELTESEKATYLANAQLNAHRLVTDSENYDFVFVHDPQPAVLAALSPHLDARWIWRCHIDTSHPNPAFWDFLSPYLRAYDAAIFTMREFIPPQLPISDVRIYPPAIDPLSPKNHPLPEALSRDVLEWIGIRTHRPLVTQVSRFDRWKDPLGVVRAYQRVRPHVPDLQLALAGSLALDDPEGWDVYEELRDATAGDSLIHILTNLVGVGNIEVNALQAVSDVVIQKSLREGFGLVVSETLWKGTPVVGGRVGGIPMQLPEGTGGVLVDTVEECAEAMLHMLRRPDEARLLGARGHEHVRQHFLMPRLLVDHLRLIKQLAALRPLPQRGIVPASFNPASLQGV